The Planococcus liqunii genome includes a region encoding these proteins:
- a CDS encoding cytochrome c biogenesis CcdA family protein — protein sequence MENITIFIALAGGFLAFVSPCCLPLYPSFISYITGVSVNELKENKQASFRKKILVHSIFFSLGFSVIYYILGFSLSTIGGLFRTNQTLIQMLGGIFLVFMGLFLMGIIKPEFMFREKRLNYEKKSATYLNSFVVGFIFSAGWTPCIGPIFGAIITYGSLVNPAQTIAVVTAYSLGFCVPFIIMAFFIGKTKFILNYSAGLMRFGGAIIVLLGIMIYFDKMYYLNIWTADLQSFIESFLI from the coding sequence TTGGAAAACATTACAATATTCATTGCGCTGGCCGGAGGATTTTTGGCATTTGTCTCTCCTTGTTGTTTGCCTTTATACCCTTCTTTTATTTCATACATAACAGGCGTCTCCGTAAACGAGTTAAAGGAAAACAAACAAGCTTCTTTCAGGAAGAAAATCTTAGTTCACTCGATTTTCTTTTCGTTAGGCTTCTCTGTCATCTACTACATACTTGGTTTTTCGTTAAGCACAATCGGCGGCTTATTCCGGACGAACCAGACCCTGATCCAGATGCTTGGCGGCATTTTCCTGGTTTTCATGGGCTTGTTCTTAATGGGTATTATCAAACCTGAATTTATGTTCCGTGAAAAACGCCTCAATTACGAGAAGAAATCCGCTACATACTTGAATTCGTTTGTGGTCGGCTTCATCTTTTCGGCCGGGTGGACGCCTTGCATCGGACCGATCTTCGGCGCCATTATCACGTATGGAAGCCTGGTAAATCCTGCTCAGACGATTGCAGTGGTCACCGCCTATTCGCTCGGCTTCTGTGTGCCGTTTATCATCATGGCGTTCTTTATCGGAAAGACGAAATTCATCTTGAATTACTCGGCTGGACTGATGAGATTTGGAGGCGCTATTATTGTCCTTTTAGGCATCATGATTTACTTCGACAAAATGTATTATCTAAATATCTGGACTGCTGATCTCCAAAGTTTTATCGAGTCTTTTCTTATCTAA